CTGCCCGCAGTCGAAAACGGCAAGGTCTACGGCATCTATCACGGCGGCTCGCGCACGCTGTCGGATTTTGCCTATTTTCGGTTCCTTGGAAAGGCGATGCACCCGGCGACCTTTGCCGATGTCGACCCGCAGGCCGAACTGGCGAAGTTCTACGGCGACTGGCTGCCGATCACGCCCGAGGGCACCTTCATGATGCAGGCAGAATGAGTATCGCGGTGAGGGAAGGGAGCGGTTTCGACCGCACCCGCATCACCCGGATGGGGGCGGTCTGTGCCGCCCTCACCATCCTGGCGGCCCTGATGGTGGTGGACCTTGTGACCGGTCCCGCCGGTCTGCCTTTGTCCGATGTCCTGAAGGGCCTGCGCGATGGCCCGGATGCAGAGAACCGCCGCCTCGCGACTATCCTGTGGCATCTTCGCATGCCGCAGACCCTGATGGCTGCGCTGGTGGGGGCTGCACTGGGGATCGCCGGACTGATGATGCAGACCATCCTCAACAACCCTCTGGCCAGCCCCTATACGCTTGGCTTTTCCGCCGCTGCCGGTTTCGGCGCAGCACTGGTGATCCTGTTCGGTACGGCACTGCCGGTGGCGATGTGGATCGGCGTACCGCTCGCGGCCTTTGCCGCCACGCTGGTCGCAGCTGGACTTGTCTACCTCGTCGCGCACCTGCGCGGCGCCTCGCCCGAGATGCTGGTGCTGGCGGGCATAGCGGTGCTTTTCCTGTTCCAGTCACTGCAATCGCTGCTGCAATTCATGGCAGCCCCCGAAGTGCTGCAACAGATCGTCTTCTGGCTGTTCGGCAGCCTGCTCAAGGCGACCTGGACGTCGGTGCAGGTTTTGTCCGCGATCCTTGCCGTGACCCTGCCATTGATTGCCCGTGAAGTCTGGAACCTGACCTCACTGCGCCTTGGCGAAGGCAATGCTGCAAGCCTTGGCCTGAACGTCGAAAGGTTGCGCCTGCGGGTGCTGGTGATAATCGCGCTTCTGACTGCCGGT
This genomic stretch from Phaeobacter gallaeciensis harbors:
- a CDS encoding FecCD family ABC transporter permease, which gives rise to MSIAVREGSGFDRTRITRMGAVCAALTILAALMVVDLVTGPAGLPLSDVLKGLRDGPDAENRRLATILWHLRMPQTLMAALVGAALGIAGLMMQTILNNPLASPYTLGFSAAAGFGAALVILFGTALPVAMWIGVPLAAFAATLVAAGLVYLVAHLRGASPEMLVLAGIAVLFLFQSLQSLLQFMAAPEVLQQIVFWLFGSLLKATWTSVQVLSAILAVTLPLIAREVWNLTSLRLGEGNAASLGLNVERLRLRVLVIIALLTAGAVSFTGTIGFVGLIAPHVGRALVGEDHRFGLPMAAIMGAVVLVAASVLGKIISPGAVIPVGIITAIAGIPMLLAIILLKGRT